A single genomic interval of Desulfosoma caldarium harbors:
- a CDS encoding Ig domain-containing protein, with protein sequence MRGRRGFTLIEVALMLAVLGLLLGLGVSLIGPLVKRSKLVETRENVKEAKEALVGFAVRHGYLPEDSSYDATQPATAFQVAGAKGTDAYGRALRYVAAPELQWDNSTPLEDMSDCNTPLRVDLCAETATSLSVIQEGVERHNVAFMIVSAGENQNLQTKTEIYGIDFPGIDDFPDDGNRPEPYDDVVEYVALDELQALRGCRRLVVVTPEGLPSAEEGQPYSYAMQAEGGVPPYTWVGSAPDGLNLSPEGILSGAVLPGCDKQLTFTATVCDWPGQSVEWHGWLPVRRKPLTITTVELPVGYEGSNYSAQIAADGGSGEYYCELSEDNDTDTELPTGLQLYTEQCEVSGVPDTGTSGAYKVTVKVLDNNCEQEVEKTFGLTIQPASPGPGPGPPPWVPPGPPPWVPPGPPPWAPGPPPWAPPGQGDGQGQT encoded by the coding sequence ATGAGAGGACGGCGTGGATTTACGTTGATCGAGGTGGCCTTGATGCTGGCCGTGCTGGGTTTGCTTTTGGGGTTGGGGGTGAGCCTTATCGGGCCGCTGGTCAAGCGTTCCAAGTTGGTGGAAACCCGAGAAAACGTCAAAGAGGCCAAAGAAGCCCTGGTGGGCTTCGCAGTTCGACACGGCTATTTGCCTGAGGACAGTTCGTACGACGCGACCCAACCGGCCACGGCCTTTCAGGTTGCAGGAGCCAAAGGAACAGATGCTTATGGGCGGGCCCTTCGGTATGTGGCGGCTCCGGAACTCCAATGGGATAACAGCACACCTCTGGAGGATATGAGCGACTGCAATACCCCTTTGCGTGTTGATCTTTGCGCCGAAACAGCAACTTCTCTTAGCGTAATCCAGGAAGGGGTGGAGCGGCACAATGTGGCCTTCATGATCGTAAGTGCCGGAGAAAATCAAAATCTTCAAACTAAGACCGAGATTTACGGAATCGACTTTCCCGGCATCGATGATTTTCCGGATGATGGAAATCGACCGGAACCTTACGACGACGTGGTGGAATATGTGGCGCTGGACGAACTTCAAGCCCTCAGAGGATGCCGGAGGCTCGTAGTCGTGACTCCGGAGGGGTTGCCGTCGGCCGAGGAAGGTCAGCCCTATTCCTACGCAATGCAAGCCGAGGGCGGGGTTCCACCTTATACGTGGGTTGGTTCAGCCCCGGACGGCCTTAATCTGAGCCCCGAAGGGATTCTCTCCGGGGCGGTTCTGCCAGGGTGTGATAAGCAACTCACCTTTACGGCGACCGTCTGCGACTGGCCGGGACAGAGTGTAGAGTGGCATGGATGGCTGCCGGTGCGTCGAAAACCCTTGACGATCACCACTGTGGAGCTGCCCGTGGGATATGAGGGCTCAAACTATTCGGCGCAGATTGCCGCCGATGGAGGCTCTGGGGAGTATTATTGCGAACTGTCTGAGGACAACGACACCGACACCGAGTTGCCCACAGGATTGCAATTGTATACCGAACAGTGCGAGGTGAGTGGTGTTCCGGACACGGGAACATCGGGGGCGTATAAGGTGACGGTCAAGGTTTTGGACAATAACTGCGAGCAGGAGGTGGAAAAAACTTTTGGTTTGACGATTCAACCGGCGTCACCAGGGCCAGGGCCAGGGCCACCCCCTTGGGTACCCCCAGGGCCACCCCCTTGGGTACCCCCAGGGCCACCCCCTTGGGCACCCGGGCCACCCCCTTGGGCACCCCCTGGGCAAGGCGATGGTCAAGGGCAAACATAA
- a CDS encoding tetratricopeptide repeat protein, whose translation MLVIAEEARRAGNWEEAVRAYREYLAQRNDPDVMNNLGAALMAQGRYGEAEEILKQARHRSTDPDIAANLATFYWLQWKNEALCSLFRSLEENELTAGGL comes from the coding sequence ATGCTGGTCATTGCGGAAGAAGCCCGTCGTGCGGGAAACTGGGAAGAGGCCGTGCGAGCATACCGAGAATACCTGGCCCAAAGAAATGATCCCGACGTGATGAACAACCTGGGAGCGGCCCTGATGGCTCAAGGCCGTTATGGCGAAGCGGAGGAGATTCTGAAGCAGGCGCGCCATCGTTCTACCGACCCCGACATAGCGGCCAACTTGGCAACCTTTTATTGGCTTCAGTGGAAAAACGAGGCGTTATGCAGCCTATTTCGCTCCCTTGAAGAAAATGAGTTAACGGCAGGAGGCCTGTAG
- a CDS encoding prepilin-type N-terminal cleavage/methylation domain-containing protein, with protein MKGKGSDQRGFTIVELAIVLVIIGIILGAVLKGRELITNAKAHTLYNQYREIVGAIYTYYDRYGWYPGDDPKAGDRWSSTHSGNGDGLIVEQGEETCPAGYTGEGCLAWEHMRLAGILGGPKTYDPYEDLRAPEHVYGSYIIITYEFGKHIICFHDVPGRVAQMLEEHYDDGKYNKGNIWSIQNYYEHPNWRVPLCFDM; from the coding sequence ATGAAAGGAAAGGGTTCGGATCAGAGGGGTTTTACCATTGTGGAACTGGCCATTGTCCTGGTCATTATTGGGATTATTCTCGGGGCCGTGCTCAAGGGCCGGGAACTTATCACCAACGCCAAAGCCCATACGCTATACAACCAGTATCGGGAAATTGTGGGCGCCATCTATACCTATTACGACCGGTACGGCTGGTACCCGGGAGATGACCCCAAAGCCGGCGACCGTTGGAGCTCGACACATAGCGGTAACGGTGACGGCCTTATAGTGGAACAGGGGGAAGAGACATGCCCTGCTGGCTACACAGGTGAAGGGTGTTTGGCATGGGAGCACATGCGGCTGGCCGGCATCTTGGGGGGACCGAAGACTTATGATCCATATGAGGATCTTAGAGCGCCGGAGCATGTGTACGGAAGTTACATTATTATCACGTATGAGTTTGGCAAACACATAATCTGCTTTCATGACGTGCCGGGGCGTGTGGCTCAAATGCTGGAGGAGCATTACGACGACGGAAAATATAACAAAGGCAACATTTGGAGCATTCAAAATTATTATGAACATCCCAACTGGCGTGTCCCTCTATGTTTCGATATGTAA
- a CDS encoding zinc-binding metallopeptidase family protein produces MRRRQSQDRRVAQQFGCNIRRLIRLKKNPSLPVITLTVPFNGGLTPSVRLRDHAAFGDAGFYAVIVMVSAFYGSPHKHIVHDTMDTLDFAFMARLVQSLMIFPGEPMG; encoded by the coding sequence ATGCGCCGTCGGCAAAGCCAGGACCGCCGCGTCGCGCAGCAGTTCGGCTGCAACATCCGAAGGCTTATTCGCCTGAAGAAAAATCCCTCCCTTCCTGTGATCACCCTGACCGTGCCCTTCAACGGCGGGCTCACTCCCTCCGTGCGCCTGAGGGATCATGCGGCCTTTGGGGATGCAGGCTTTTACGCGGTCATAGTCATGGTTTCCGCTTTTTATGGCTCCCCCCACAAGCACATCGTGCACGACACCATGGATACCCTGGATTTCGCTTTTATGGCCCGGCTGGTGCAAAGCCTCATGATCTTCCCTGGTGAGCCCATGGGTTGA
- a CDS encoding sulfite exporter TauE/SafE family protein, giving the protein MTATWWLMVFSGIAVGIGAAFTGLGGGFLMVPLLLFLGFSAQRAVGTSFLAILVISISALVAHNKLANVDYRAGLLLGIGGIIGAQVGARLVEHVSTAHFKRIFAAILVALAAYLFFKK; this is encoded by the coding sequence ATGACCGCCACGTGGTGGCTTATGGTTTTCAGCGGTATTGCGGTAGGCATCGGCGCAGCGTTCACAGGCCTGGGGGGTGGATTTCTCATGGTGCCCTTGCTTCTTTTTTTAGGTTTTTCCGCTCAAAGGGCTGTTGGGACTTCCTTTCTCGCCATTTTGGTCATTTCCATTTCGGCTCTGGTCGCCCACAACAAACTGGCCAATGTGGACTATCGCGCCGGTCTGCTCCTGGGCATCGGCGGCATCATCGGAGCGCAGGTGGGCGCGCGTCTGGTGGAACATGTCTCCACAGCCCATTTCAAAAGAATCTTTGCTGCTATTTTGGTCGCCTTGGCCGCCTACCTGTTCTTTAAGAAGTAG
- a CDS encoding GspE/PulE family protein, which yields MDTAQAPKKPIGQLLKEKGYLKEEQIDFALREQKATGERLGEVLTRLGIVTEFEMAEVLADQVGLPFWDPRGVVPESRALLKIPPGFARDRTVLPFKLTDGVLHVAVGDPMDRGLRDGLASFVGSRFKAYVGPSAEIRKLAERHYHFLQNPPEQNVQNLQSRLATNPNAAFSMDELWADLLNYAILHRATDVHLSPTDQTTRFFTRIDGFLDLAFVFPLSIHQRLVSALKARAGMDISEQRLPQDGRWRFEFMGEIYDLRISTVRSPFGENLVIRLLPTQAVVFPLGSLGFSPEEVQAMEALFRKPYGMVLISGPTGSGKTTTLYGALRMLDVIHLNVLTAEDPVEYRFPLIRQTQVAEDIGYDFADAVRHFLRQDPDVILIGEIRDEKTATMALRAALTGHLVLSTVHANNAVAVIARLRDMNVSADVLAATLLGSTAQRLVRKVCPFCRAPYRPDGKLLARYGLSADRDYLHGTGCEACRGRGYLGRTAVTEILQVSDACRALIAEGKSLQEFLNLLAAEGFQSMRHSAAQKIATGQTTVEEAERVLG from the coding sequence GTGGACACCGCTCAGGCGCCAAAGAAACCCATCGGTCAGCTTCTGAAGGAAAAGGGCTATCTCAAGGAGGAGCAGATTGACTTTGCCCTCAGAGAGCAGAAGGCCACCGGGGAACGGCTGGGCGAAGTGCTGACGCGGTTAGGGATTGTTACCGAGTTCGAAATGGCTGAGGTGCTGGCGGATCAGGTTGGTCTTCCGTTCTGGGATCCTCGAGGCGTGGTTCCCGAATCGCGGGCGCTGCTCAAGATACCGCCGGGATTTGCGCGGGATCGAACGGTCTTGCCCTTTAAGTTGACCGACGGCGTCCTTCATGTGGCGGTAGGGGATCCCATGGATCGCGGCCTTCGAGACGGATTGGCCTCCTTTGTGGGGTCACGATTCAAAGCCTACGTGGGTCCTTCGGCGGAAATTCGAAAACTGGCCGAAAGACACTATCACTTTTTGCAAAATCCTCCCGAACAAAACGTGCAAAATCTTCAGAGCCGTTTGGCCACCAACCCCAACGCTGCCTTTTCCATGGACGAGTTGTGGGCGGATCTCCTCAACTACGCCATATTGCATCGGGCCACCGACGTCCATCTGTCTCCCACGGACCAAACGACGCGCTTCTTTACACGCATCGACGGCTTCCTGGATTTGGCTTTTGTGTTTCCATTGTCCATCCACCAACGCCTGGTCAGTGCCCTCAAGGCCCGGGCGGGCATGGATATCAGCGAACAGAGGCTGCCGCAGGACGGTCGCTGGCGGTTTGAATTCATGGGAGAAATCTACGATCTTCGGATTTCCACGGTTCGGTCTCCCTTCGGCGAAAACTTGGTCATACGCCTTTTGCCCACGCAGGCTGTGGTGTTCCCTTTGGGTTCCCTCGGGTTCAGCCCCGAAGAGGTTCAAGCCATGGAAGCGCTTTTTCGAAAGCCCTACGGCATGGTCCTCATTTCCGGGCCCACGGGAAGCGGTAAAACCACCACGCTTTACGGCGCCCTGCGCATGCTCGATGTCATTCACCTCAACGTCCTGACCGCGGAAGACCCTGTGGAATACCGGTTCCCGCTCATTCGGCAAACCCAGGTGGCCGAAGACATCGGCTATGATTTCGCCGATGCGGTGCGCCACTTCTTGCGCCAAGATCCGGATGTGATTCTCATCGGGGAAATCCGCGACGAAAAAACGGCGACCATGGCCCTTCGAGCCGCGTTGACGGGCCATTTGGTGTTGTCCACCGTCCATGCCAATAATGCTGTGGCTGTGATCGCTCGGTTGCGGGACATGAATGTTTCCGCAGATGTGCTTGCGGCAACGCTGTTGGGATCAACGGCCCAGCGGCTGGTGCGCAAAGTCTGTCCCTTTTGCCGGGCACCCTACCGCCCCGACGGCAAACTTTTAGCCCGATACGGGCTTTCCGCCGACCGGGATTATCTGCACGGCACGGGTTGTGAAGCGTGTCGGGGCCGCGGCTATTTGGGGCGAACGGCCGTCACGGAAATCCTGCAAGTCTCGGATGCATGCCGAGCCCTCATTGCCGAAGGAAAATCGCTCCAGGAATTCCTGAATCTCCTGGCGGCGGAAGGTTTTCAGAGTATGCGCCACAGTGCGGCGCAAAAGATCGCCACCGGGCAGACCACGGTGGAGGAGGCGGAGAGAGTGTTGGGCTGA
- a CDS encoding type II secretion system F family protein encodes MPLFTYRALDVQTGRTIDDRGEFRDLKELFLFLRARNCILVRYRVRKETRRIFFAKVRRPELAEWCRNLSFLLVAGVPIVQALEDLRRSTGNALLRDALRGVLGLLQEGFSFAESLKKYPKVFPSVLCSLAEIGEETGHLDQTLEDAAAHLTRVDELISQTKRALWYPCFIVAAMVGALAVWFAYVLPKVFTMFREMHLSLPLPTRLLMKAVDVIQHYWPVLPVCLFVLISLWVFSRKSERLRLATERVLLRTPIVGRAWRLSTLAFFFEYMSLLLGSGLDMLRSLEVLRQSVPSRKVKTLVPVVAESIGQGATLTEACEAVGFFNLMELRMIKTGEESGKLVDQLKLLGSYYYKQLLTFVETLPKVLEPVLLSVAGVVFLGIVLALLGPVYELVGALGKMR; translated from the coding sequence ATGCCGCTTTTTACCTACAGAGCCTTGGATGTGCAGACGGGCCGAACCATTGACGATCGGGGAGAATTTCGGGACCTCAAGGAACTGTTCTTATTCCTTCGGGCCCGTAACTGCATCCTCGTGCGTTATCGGGTCCGCAAAGAGACCAGACGGATATTCTTCGCCAAGGTGCGGCGGCCGGAACTGGCCGAATGGTGCCGCAATCTGTCTTTTCTTCTGGTTGCCGGGGTGCCCATTGTGCAGGCGTTGGAGGATCTGCGTCGGAGTACGGGCAATGCCCTGTTGAGGGACGCTCTGCGGGGTGTGCTCGGCTTGCTGCAGGAAGGCTTTTCCTTTGCGGAAAGCCTCAAGAAGTATCCTAAGGTTTTTCCTTCGGTTCTGTGCAGCTTAGCCGAAATCGGCGAAGAGACGGGACATTTGGACCAGACCCTAGAAGATGCCGCCGCGCATTTGACTCGCGTGGACGAGCTTATTTCCCAGACCAAGAGGGCCCTGTGGTACCCCTGCTTCATCGTGGCGGCCATGGTGGGCGCTTTGGCTGTATGGTTCGCCTATGTGCTTCCGAAAGTGTTCACCATGTTCAGAGAGATGCATTTGAGTCTGCCCTTGCCCACACGGCTTCTCATGAAAGCCGTCGACGTCATCCAACACTACTGGCCGGTGTTGCCGGTCTGCCTTTTTGTACTTATCAGTTTATGGGTTTTTTCACGGAAATCTGAAAGACTGAGGCTTGCAACGGAACGCGTCCTGTTGCGGACTCCCATTGTGGGCCGGGCCTGGCGGTTGTCCACATTGGCCTTCTTTTTCGAATACATGAGTCTTCTTCTGGGGTCGGGGTTAGATATGTTGAGAAGCTTGGAAGTCCTGCGTCAGAGTGTTCCCAGCCGAAAGGTGAAAACCCTGGTGCCCGTTGTGGCGGAATCTATCGGCCAAGGCGCGACTTTGACCGAAGCATGTGAGGCGGTGGGCTTTTTTAACCTTATGGAACTGCGCATGATCAAGACGGGTGAAGAATCGGGCAAGCTGGTGGACCAATTGAAACTGCTAGGCTCTTACTACTACAAGCAGTTGCTCACCTTTGTGGAAACGTTGCCTAAAGTTTTGGAACCCGTTCTTTTGAGCGTCGCCGGAGTGGTCTTTCTGGGCATCGTGTTGGCTTTATTGGGCCCCGTTTATGAATTGGTTGGGGCATTAGGGAAGATGCGATGA
- a CDS encoding M28 family peptidase: MGVGHASVGFGLVIVLLWKTMGAAMDRELLIGHSMDLAAVEKALRRHVQVLTVEIGERSVLEPSGHARAARYIAETLQSAGLRVWEEPYPYGPITVANILAETGPENARRRYILGAHYDSLVGTVGADDNASAVAVLLETARTLQALEPTLPVSVQFAAFALEEPPAYGTRSMGSRVRARHAKRVGEHIDGMICLEMVGYTCREPGCQRYPFPLGFMNYPSTGDFIGIVGNFASRFLVRAMERSFKKNPSLPVITLTVPFNGWLIPTVRLSDHAPFWDAGFPAVMVTDSAFYRNPHYHTVHDTMDTLDFAFMARLVQSLVIFLGEPMV, encoded by the coding sequence ATGGGGGTGGGGCACGCCAGCGTGGGGTTTGGCCTTGTCATCGTCCTTTTATGGAAAACGATGGGTGCAGCCATGGATCGAGAGCTTCTGATCGGCCATTCTATGGATTTGGCTGCCGTGGAAAAGGCTTTGCGGCGTCATGTGCAGGTCCTGACGGTGGAAATTGGGGAGCGCAGCGTTCTGGAACCGTCCGGGCACGCGCGGGCCGCCCGTTACATTGCCGAAACACTGCAATCGGCGGGGCTTCGTGTGTGGGAGGAACCTTACCCTTATGGACCCATCACGGTGGCCAACATTCTGGCCGAAACCGGCCCTGAAAACGCTCGACGCCGTTATATCCTTGGAGCCCACTACGATTCTCTGGTGGGAACGGTGGGTGCTGATGACAACGCCAGCGCCGTGGCCGTGCTTTTGGAAACAGCCCGCACGCTTCAGGCCTTGGAGCCGACACTTCCGGTGTCCGTCCAGTTCGCCGCCTTTGCCTTGGAAGAACCTCCGGCATACGGAACACGTTCCATGGGAAGTCGCGTGCGGGCTCGCCACGCCAAAAGGGTCGGAGAACACATTGACGGCATGATTTGCCTAGAGATGGTGGGTTACACGTGTCGAGAACCGGGGTGCCAAAGATATCCCTTTCCTTTGGGTTTCATGAATTACCCGTCCACGGGCGATTTCATTGGAATCGTGGGCAACTTTGCTTCCCGCTTCCTGGTTCGCGCCATGGAACGATCCTTTAAGAAGAACCCCTCGCTTCCTGTGATCACGCTGACCGTGCCGTTCAACGGCTGGCTGATTCCGACAGTACGCTTGAGCGATCATGCGCCTTTTTGGGATGCGGGCTTTCCCGCCGTCATGGTTACGGATTCCGCCTTTTATCGCAACCCCCACTACCACACCGTGCACGACACCATGGATACCCTTGACTTTGCTTTTATGGCCCGGCTGGTGCAAAGCCTCGTGATCTTCCTCGGTGAGCCCATGGTCTGA
- a CDS encoding type II secretion system protein produces the protein MKGKGSDQRGFTLVELAIVLVVIGLILGTVLKGQEIINNAKIKQLYNDYRGVFAAVYTYYDRYHKYPGDDHKASKRWPGAKDGNHDGKIGAGDDILTNCTDSSDNETCTAWEHMRMAGLIPGAGRENPLHAYGGVIGIGYMDGSGSIPEGHWILLTDVPGDVGQGLDEHYDDGEYDCGTIRASMMYDNATVDFYLKL, from the coding sequence ATGAAAGGAAAGGGTTCGGATCAAAGAGGTTTTACGCTTGTGGAACTGGCCATTGTCCTGGTCGTTATTGGGTTGATTCTCGGAACCGTGCTCAAGGGCCAGGAAATCATCAACAATGCCAAGATTAAACAGCTATACAACGACTATCGCGGAGTTTTTGCGGCCGTCTATACCTATTACGACCGCTACCACAAGTATCCGGGAGATGATCATAAGGCGAGTAAGCGTTGGCCGGGTGCTAAAGATGGCAACCATGACGGGAAGATTGGCGCTGGTGATGATATATTGACGAACTGCACGGATAGCAGTGATAATGAAACGTGTACTGCATGGGAACATATGCGGATGGCTGGATTGATCCCGGGAGCGGGAAGGGAAAACCCCCTACATGCGTACGGAGGGGTAATCGGTATCGGTTACATGGATGGTAGCGGTAGTATCCCAGAGGGCCACTGGATCCTTCTCACCGATGTGCCGGGGGATGTGGGCCAAGGTCTGGACGAGCATTACGACGACGGGGAGTACGACTGCGGCACCATTCGCGCGTCGATGATGTATGACAATGCCACCGTCGATTTTTATCTCAAGCTGTAA
- a CDS encoding tetratricopeptide repeat protein, protein MSELYNHLQKLQEIHQEILNAGVPLPTYGKPSEASPAAKRSKRRLLALSISCLVLGLLMAGAVVVVQKFSRNVVTTKREATIRVPIHVREHPPEDLRLRAEQTPKRSDVAQERESQIKGNAAKDKAALETVTDESGSTSQKDALPVAKNQTASDRFESPQTAPSEKTLRAFENTTVSSLVEGASTEESPSTRDETSATVPGFEHESMAQKPMDAEGELLRDAAVLALPTAPQAEFRSTAGGSPHEQEVATRGLDPLGAQSPRDGATDSARFLLVIAEEARRAGNWEEAVRAYREYLAQGNDPDVMNNLGAALMAQGRYGEAEEVLKQAHRRSTDPDIAANLATAYWVQGKREAACSLIQSLEENLLTGGAVQTVGLLVNQCHQKP, encoded by the coding sequence ATGAGCGAGCTCTACAACCATCTTCAAAAGCTTCAAGAAATACACCAAGAGATACTGAACGCCGGCGTTCCTCTACCCACCTATGGAAAGCCAAGCGAAGCCTCTCCTGCGGCCAAGCGCTCCAAACGCCGACTCTTGGCGCTTTCCATTTCCTGCTTGGTTCTCGGCCTGCTGATGGCAGGCGCCGTCGTGGTCGTGCAGAAATTCTCTCGGAACGTGGTAACAACCAAGCGTGAAGCCACGATAAGGGTTCCGATCCATGTGCGGGAACATCCGCCCGAGGATTTAAGGCTTCGGGCAGAGCAGACACCCAAGCGGAGCGATGTCGCCCAGGAAAGGGAATCTCAAATCAAGGGGAACGCCGCCAAGGACAAGGCGGCGCTGGAAACCGTAACAGATGAATCCGGTAGCACATCCCAAAAAGACGCCTTACCTGTAGCGAAGAACCAGACGGCGTCTGACCGTTTTGAATCGCCCCAGACGGCGCCTTCTGAAAAAACACTAAGGGCTTTCGAGAATACCACAGTCTCCTCTTTGGTCGAGGGCGCCTCAACGGAAGAATCTCCTTCGACTCGCGATGAAACCTCGGCCACGGTTCCGGGTTTTGAACACGAATCCATGGCACAAAAACCTATGGACGCCGAAGGCGAATTGCTGCGCGACGCGGCGGTCCTGGCTTTGCCGACGGCACCTCAGGCCGAATTCAGAAGCACGGCCGGGGGTAGCCCTCATGAGCAAGAAGTAGCTACGCGTGGACTGGACCCCTTAGGGGCACAGTCGCCACGGGACGGGGCGACGGATTCGGCCCGTTTCTTGCTGGTCATTGCGGAAGAAGCCCGTCGTGCGGGAAACTGGGAAGAGGCCGTGCGAGCATACCGAGAATACCTGGCCCAAGGAAATGATCCCGACGTGATGAACAACCTGGGTGCGGCCCTGATGGCTCAAGGCCGTTATGGCGAAGCGGAGGAGGTTCTGAAGCAGGCGCACCGTCGATCCACCGACCCCGACATAGCGGCCAATTTAGCCACCGCTTATTGGGTTCAGGGAAAAAGAGAGGCGGCATGCAGCCTTATTCAATCCCTTGAAGAAAACCTGTTGACAGGAGGTGCCGTTCAGACCGTAGGGCTGCTTGTGAACCAATGTCATCAGAAACCATAA
- a CDS encoding ExeA family protein, translating into MSVPDYLRFFGFQDYPFRLTPDTRYFFPSSKHKAVLETIRYALARGEGFLVLVGDPGIGKTMLLRILLKELADDRYRTALIMTPTLEPKELLQAILEDVQLPVKASDSKERLLRIFQRYLLHEAAQGREFLLVVDEAQNLPPESLEEIRLLSNLETEDKKLIQILLVGQRSLEDKLHMPQLSQLKQRISLWERLEPLSPDEVSWYTQYRMTRAGGASIPFEKGAEKLLCDASGRIPRLINKIMDRALLVAASRLEGRISVETLREVLKTLEPTLEASVPSLRPGRSWLWGGVLAVTVGLAVLGVWWVLGRRP; encoded by the coding sequence ATGAGCGTTCCCGATTACTTGCGGTTTTTTGGTTTTCAGGACTATCCTTTTCGTTTGACACCCGACACGCGCTACTTTTTCCCATCCTCGAAACACAAGGCGGTGCTGGAGACGATCCGTTACGCCCTTGCTCGAGGGGAAGGATTTTTGGTCCTTGTGGGCGACCCCGGCATCGGCAAGACCATGCTGCTGCGTATCTTGCTCAAAGAACTTGCCGATGACCGTTACCGAACGGCGCTGATCATGACCCCGACCTTGGAACCCAAGGAACTGCTGCAAGCCATTCTGGAAGATGTGCAGTTGCCGGTCAAGGCGTCCGACAGCAAGGAAAGGCTGCTGCGAATCTTTCAGCGCTATCTGCTTCACGAAGCGGCTCAGGGCCGAGAGTTTCTCTTGGTGGTCGACGAAGCCCAAAACCTTCCCCCGGAGAGTCTCGAAGAAATCCGCTTGCTTTCCAACCTGGAGACCGAGGACAAGAAGCTCATTCAGATTCTTTTGGTCGGCCAACGTTCGTTGGAAGATAAACTCCACATGCCGCAGCTAAGCCAACTGAAACAGCGCATCAGCCTGTGGGAGCGACTCGAGCCGCTGTCCCCAGATGAAGTCTCCTGGTACACCCAATATCGGATGACCCGAGCCGGAGGGGCGTCCATACCGTTTGAAAAGGGGGCCGAAAAGCTTCTGTGCGATGCCAGTGGACGCATTCCCAGGCTCATCAACAAAATTATGGATCGAGCTTTATTGGTGGCCGCCTCACGACTGGAAGGACGCATTAGTGTGGAAACCCTTCGAGAGGTCCTGAAAACCCTGGAGCCCACCTTGGAAGCGTCCGTGCCGTCTTTAAGGCCGGGACGTTCGTGGCTGTGGGGTGGGGTTTTGGCTGTGACGGTTGGCCTGGCCGTGCTGGGGGTATGGTGGGTGTTGGGGAGGCGGCCGTAA